CGCGCCGTCCTTGAAGGCGGCGACGTGCTGGGCATCGACCACGTTCAGGTTGCCCGTCACGGTGATGACCACGTCCGCCTTCGGAGCCGCATCGAGGAGCGTCGAGACCTGGAAGCCATCCATCAGGGCCTCGATGGCGCGAACCGGATCGACCTCGGTCACGATGACGTTCGAGCCGAGGCCCTTGGCCCGGCTGGCAACGCCACGACCGCACCAGCCGTAGCCGACCACGACGACGGTCTTGCCGGCCAGCAGGACGTTGGTGGCCCGGATCACGCCGTCCAGCGTGCTCTGGCCCGTGCCGTACCGGTTGTCGAAGAAGTGCTTGGTCATCGCCTCGTTGACGGCGATGACGGGGAACTTCAGCGCGCCGTCGTTCGCCATCGCCTTGAGGCGGATGACGCCCGTGGTCGTCTCCTCGGTCCCGCCGACGACGTTCGGCAGCAGGTCCGGCTTCTGGGTGTGGAGCACCGTCACGAGATCCGCGCCGTCGTCCATCGTCAGGTTCGGGCGATGGGCCAGGGCCGCCTCGATGTGCTGGTAGTAGGTCTTCTCGTCCTCGCCCTTGATGGCGTAGGTCGGGATGCCGTGCTCGCCAGCCAGGGCAGCCGCGACGTCGTCCTGGGTCGAGAGCGGGTTGGAGGCGCAGAGGACGATGTCGGCGCCGCCCTCCTTGAGCACGACGGCGAGGTTGGCCGTCTCGCTGGTCACGTGGAGGCAGGCCGAGAGGCGCAGACCAGCCAGCGGCTTCTCCTTGCGGAACCGCTCGCGAATCAGGTTGAGGACCGGCATCTCGGACCCGGCCCACTCCATCTTGAGGAGACCACGATCAGCGAGGCCGATGTCCTTGACATCGTAGTTGTTGCCACTTGCCATGCGAGGTTGTTCCTTTCTCTCAGAGCCCGCGCGTGCGTGCGGCTCGGCGAGGGGGCCGCCCCTCAGGAGGCGACCGTCTCGAAACTGGTGAACTCGAGAAGCTCGCGGTACCGAGCCTCCACGTCGTCGCGGGTGATGCTGGCGAGGCGGTCCACACCCAGCGACTCGCAGGTGAACGAGGCGACGGCCGTCCCGTGGATCAGCGCCCGCTTGATCCCGCCGAACGACAGATCGCCAGTTGACGCGAGGTAGCCCATGAAGCCGCCGGCGAACGAGTCGCCCGCGCCGGTCGGATCCTTGACATCTTCGAGCAGCAGGGCCGGCGCGCCGAAGACGCCGTGCTCCGAGACCAGGATCACGCCGTGCTCGCCCTTCTTGACGACGACGGCCTGCGGCCCGAGCTTCATGATGTGGCGGGCGGCGGCCAGCAGGCTCGGCGTGCCGGCGAACTCGCGCGCCTCCTGGTCGTTGATAGTGATGGCGTGCGACGCGCTCATCGCCTCGGTCAGCTGCGGCTTCTGGGTCTCGATCCACAGGTTCATCGAGTCCAGCACCATCAGCTTCGAGGCCTCAGCCTGCTTCTGCACCGCCATCTGGAGCGTCGGCAGGATGTTGGCCAGGAAGACGTAGGGCGCCTTCCGGTAGCTGCCGGGCAGGACCGGCTGGAAGTCCGCGAACACCCCGAGCTTTGTCGTGATGGTGTCGCGGGTGTTCATGTCGTAGTGGTACTTGCCCTCCCAGAAGAACGACTCGCCCGGGCTGCGTTGCAGGCCGTCCAGGTTGATGCCCTTCTTGTCGAGCATCTCGATGTGCTCTTCCGGGTAGTCGTCGCCGATCACCGCCACGATGCCCACGTCGGTGTAGAGCCGCGCGGCCAGCGCGAAGTACGGCGCGGAGCCGCCCAGCACCCGCTCGACGCGCTCGAACGGCGTCTCCAGCGTGTCCAGCCCGAGGGATCCGACCGTTATCAGCCCGATCTGATTGCTCAACCGATCACCGCTCCCGTCAGCGCCGTAGCGCAGATGCAGGCTCGCTCACGCGGGATGCGCGGGATCATCCGCAGCAGCAGATCGCGGACACGAGCGTTGTTCCGATGGAAGACCTCGATCACGCCGGCCACCGAGACCGCCTCGATGTCCTTGCGGCCGGCCAGCCCCACGTCGTAGTCGGTGATCAGCGAGATCCCGACGTAGCAGACCTCCAGCTCCCGCGCGAG
The window above is part of the Chloroflexota bacterium genome. Proteins encoded here:
- a CDS encoding adenosylhomocysteinase, with amino-acid sequence MASGNNYDVKDIGLADRGLLKMEWAGSEMPVLNLIRERFRKEKPLAGLRLSACLHVTSETANLAVVLKEGGADIVLCASNPLSTQDDVAAALAGEHGIPTYAIKGEDEKTYYQHIEAALAHRPNLTMDDGADLVTVLHTQKPDLLPNVVGGTEETTTGVIRLKAMANDGALKFPVIAVNEAMTKHFFDNRYGTGQSTLDGVIRATNVLLAGKTVVVVGYGWCGRGVASRAKGLGSNVIVTEVDPVRAIEALMDGFQVSTLLDAAPKADVVITVTGNLNVVDAQHVAAFKDGAIICNSGHFNDEINIPAIEAETKAKRTIRDFVEEYRLNNGRRVYLLGQGRLINLAAAEGHPAAVMDMSFANQALGAEYMVKNAATLTNQVYVVPEEIDREIARLKLDSMGVKIDTLTAEQTKYLASWEQGT
- a CDS encoding sugar kinase; this translates as MGLITVGSLGLDTLETPFERVERVLGGSAPYFALAARLYTDVGIVAVIGDDYPEEHIEMLDKKGINLDGLQRSPGESFFWEGKYHYDMNTRDTITTKLGVFADFQPVLPGSYRKAPYVFLANILPTLQMAVQKQAEASKLMVLDSMNLWIETQKPQLTEAMSASHAITINDQEAREFAGTPSLLAAARHIMKLGPQAVVVKKGEHGVILVSEHGVFGAPALLLEDVKDPTGAGDSFAGGFMGYLASTGDLSFGGIKRALIHGTAVASFTCESLGVDRLASITRDDVEARYRELLEFTSFETVAS